A region of the Labeo rohita strain BAU-BD-2019 chromosome 5, IGBB_LRoh.1.0, whole genome shotgun sequence genome:
ATCCTTACTTGAGATCTTTGCTTTTCTGTTAGTATCTGTAAATGACTTACAAGTTATTCAAAAAATGGTGTTTGTTTAAAGAGAGATTCTGCATTTTGTGAAATTacctctttttttcttaattatctTCTTCTGTGGCTTCAGCTCTTTGGGAAGACGGTTCCAATCTATAAAGCAAGTCTATAATTGATATAAAATCAGCCAATTTAAATGGTACTCATAAGTGATTCCTGTAATACCTGGTGTCCAGTTGTCATCCTCAATTCTTTTAATTTCTCTTGTGTATTTTTCCTTGTACCTCTCCACATCTGTGAATTATACTGGTgagcacacttttaaaaagtagatcaatttgttttaacttttacaTTTCTGACCTTTCTTACTTTAattaacattgtaaaaaaattattaaaacaataataaaacaatcaaataGTAAAACTCTTTTTAAGGTTAAACTATCCCTAATCAGTTACACTATTTCACTTAAACATAAAGTTAAATAGATGTCATGTCTTAAGGCCAGTGGTAATACACAACATTGCCCTCAGTGCTCTTACATTTACAATATGATTGCCTCAGAAATCCTAAGACCCCTAGTAGGAAGCAATAGGTATTATGTGTtaccaaaattaaataaaggctACCACTCACCTCCCTTTCCTGCATGGGGTTTTATGTTAAATGGGAGGTCTTTCATTCGTCCTCTCATCTCTTGTTTCAAAGCTCTCATATAGTCTTCATCCTCTCCAGCTTTCAGAGGCCCTGGTTTATATTCAATTTGCTGAAAAAGAGCACAGAATTATGACCTAGGTGGTGTAATGCATTTctctaaaactgaaaaaagtcagGATAATGACTATCTAGCAGACTTTTTAGCTCAGGGggaataaaaataagaagaagaaaacaactCACTGGGAAGAGTGGAGTTGGCCCTCTTTGGGTTTCAGGCATAGACCCTCTGGTAAGACCCAGAGCCTCTATGTTGAAGGTGAATGCTGCTATTCCTCTGCCCTTTCCTGCCATTTTGCTCAGTCAAATAATTCTGGACTTGCTTGGGTGGAGGAAGGTATGATAAGGTATCAACTGGCCAACAGGGTTGGGgccattcatgaattgaattgagaatgaatggtaaattccaattcacttcctggaatggaattggaattggaattgcatgcagctgacaggaaatggaattggaattgaattggaatgtcaggaaacagaactgaaatcaaataaattccactaaattccACTTGAGAAAATTTAGGCCTGAGAGATGCAATCTTAACGATGACAATtttcaggaaatgatgataatttgatgcaataaaaagtgaatgaatgactgaacatgactctttttttttttttttttttttttgagttgagacatatattatgtggtaatcatatattgaatgtatagtacatccagaaacttatcaccactgtcattcaattattaattcataatgtgcagttctcatttttatttacttgcatttgatcaactctatttcatacattacttggtatttgtaaagcatcataaataaagttcaaatgtatgtctctaaatgcaatcacaaataaatgctcagaaacagcaataaacggaattcagtggaatttccctgaattgaattccacttattgtaattccaattcaattccaactctgtttcctgtaattgttgttaaattccaattccaattccatttcccttctttgaattggaattgttgagttcattcctgaattgaccccaaccctgctggccaaaatataattttttaaaacaaaattcccaGTGCCGCTGTTAACGTAATCCGTCGTGAAGTCACGTGACACGCGAGAACCAATGGCTCTTGGCCTCAATGGAGTTAAACCTAAATCGcagcattttttaattgaacGCCACCGCTTATGATATCTGAGGGAAAATTCCACCGGGCGAATATTACCTTTGGATAATTACATCAAAATCAGTGTTGTCATCACACAAGGCTTCAAAAGACGTTAAATATTGTCgtatggatatttttttatatgtttctgGAACAACACTGCATTGAAACGTGGGTGAGTAAACGACAACATGCAGTATTTCTTAAAAACTGCACCACTAAGGCAGCTAGTCGCATTGCAGCAACAATTCTTTAAAGTGCAACTGCTTACCTTGTTCTCTAACAAATTTTGGGCGAATACAAATGAGTACCTGTGTAGGCAATTATgaattttatgttattaatatgcatGAGTTGGGTGTTGCCTGTTGATGCATTGACCAATAGTATTTCGATTCTCTAACACGTCATGCCGTTACGCTCGATGACGTTCTACGCTTGCGGAACTGGGTGTCAGCGTTCTTTCTGCGGCTGCAGCAGCTAGGATTTGAAACCAAAATTATACGTTAACAGCCATACATTTAACCTTGTATACAATAATAACCTCTTGAATGTATTGGAGATGTCTGCGACTGATTGGTACGCGCACAAGTCGCTGGAAAATGGCGTGTTTTGGATCCAGGAGCGGTTTTATGAATCGGGGAACAGAGCGAATATCTGGCTCATACGCGGGTCCCATCAGGACGTCATTATAGATACTGGACTGGGTTTACGGAGTCTGCCTGAATACATCAGTAGTAAAGGGTTGCTAGGGGACGATTCGAAGCGTAAGAACCCGCTGTTGGCCATTGGCACGCATGTGCATTTTGATCATTCGGGTGGGCTGCATCAGTTTCAACAGGTGGGCGTGCACAAGGCGGAGGTGGATGCTTTGGCTAACGGTGACAACTTTGAGACCGTGACATGGTTATCTGATCGAGAGATCGTGGAGAATCCAGCGCCTGGATGGCGAGCAAGACAGTACAGAGTGAAGGCTGTAACGCCAACACATATATTACAAGAAGGTGGGCTATTATACTGTTTGCAGGATTTGAATGCTATTATAATACatgcctatctatctatctatctgtttgtctgtctgtctgtctgtctgtctgtctgtctgtctatctgtgtccacacacacaccactgcaCAAACTACTCCAAAAGACAGTAGAACAATGCACTGAATTGCATGACTTCATTCTGGCCAGCCTTGCATAATGTCTTTGAAGAGCTCTATAGAAGGATCGAAACAAATCAGATCATGATAGACTCACGAGAGGCATGTCAGTGGTTAGTGAAAAGCAAGCTCGCTGTCTAATGTGGCTTCATAATCTCCCTGATGGTGGAGATAAACCATTATAGTGGACCCTTGGCGGAAACCCAGCAGATTCAGAGTAAAGCTCTGAGTAAACCACACATGACCTCCACCCCATAATTTTTACTGAATGGACTACTATGCAGTGAGTTGTACTGCTGCATATGAATAGATGTTCTGTCAGTGAACAAATTAGGCTTATTTTTTCACCTCACTGTGTCTTcagattttaaagggatagttcagcaaaaaatgaaaattctgtcattaattactcaccctcatgtcgttccaaacctgtaagaccttcgttcatcttcggaacacaaattaagatatttttgatgaaatccgagagaatcctgaccctgcatagacggcaacgCAACAcggtcaagacccagaaaagtagtaaatgctacagtaaaaatagtccatgtgacatcagtggttcagctgtaatttcatgaagctacaagcatattttttttgtccacaaagaaaccaaaaataacTTCTTTATTCAACACTTTCTTCTTTTTCCTGTCAGTATTTTATGTGCATGACAGTACCATGACACAACTGGGCtctgacatgaaagagaagaaattgttgagtaaagtcattatttttgttttctttgcacacaaaacatATTCTTAAAGcatcataacattacggttgatccactgatgtcacgtggtctattttaacaatgtccttaccacctttctggaccttgaacattagttgcgttgctgtctatgcagggtcagaaagctcaaaAATATCtccatttgtgttctgaagatgagcaaaggtcttacaggtttggacagcatgagggtgagtaattaatagtGTAAATGTTTGTGGATGTTTAAAAGCATAGCTTATGCAGATATTATCACTGTTTGTTAACATATCTCCTCATATCCAGCAAACACAGACATTCACACTGCAAGCCTTAGAGCTtaaagtctgattttttttttttttttttttttttgctcagatcagatttttttgtatAGCTGTTCACATTGTTCTAAATGTGCCCAATATCAGATTTCCAGTGTGAACAGATAATGGTTCTGATCTGACCCTTATGCGTAAAAGTACAATATGAACAGGGTTTCCAGgttttcacatcaaaatctgcataattgcttctcaaaactagtccaaaactagcccaatcgcactCCAGGGGGTAAATATCGCATTAGTGGAGTCGTGTCAATCCACAGAGTtggaaaaacaacccacggcaacaatGAAAAAATAGCCCAGTTTCGTGGGAAAACTGTGGATTTAGCAACACTTGTGCAGCACACTGTCACACAGAAGTAAACACGGAGGACATAAAGTAAAcgattttgcatttatttattgtgtgatCTGCCGAAGATGCAGTTGAAATTATGCgcagacaataaaaataaagacaaggaTGTGACGAGAGCAgagttttgaattttttataatatgagCATTTTGTTTGTATATAGAGTTGTCCCTGTAATACTTGTGAGTTCTGACACATCACTGTACTTCTGACTACCTTTCGCAATTGTCTTGATAACTTTGGGTATTTAAATCATTGAAGTGACTTCCAATAAGCGCAGAATCGTGAATTCTGATATGACTTTTTACACTGTGGTCACATTGCAAAACATCTGTCTTGTATCGCATTTAATACCACATATGGAAGTggcaaaaaaagatttgcaatcaagatcagattccatgtggtttgtgctgttcacactgtcataggaaaaacagatctgagtcacatgtgagcaaaaaaaaaaaaaaaagaaaatttggaTTTGGGTCACATTTGCCTGCAGTGTGAACGTAGCATATGATTAAAACCTTTTAACTCAACATTTTTCTTCTTGGACGATCATCAACTGTAGTAATAATAAACTAACCCTTGCATCTTCCTCACAAATCCTTCTCTGTTTCATATGTGCATCAGTCGATACAGCTTCTGCTGTGTCAGTGCTGCAGTGCAGTGACAATATCCAGTTCCCACATTTCCTTCCTTTCCTTCTTCTCCAGGTGACGTTATCAACCTTGGCGACCGTCAGCTTACTGTTCTTCACATGCCAGGCCATTCCAGAGGCAGCATTTGTCTCCATGACAAGGAGAGCAAAATGCTGTTTAGTGGAGACGTGGTGTATGATGGTTCCATGATCGATTGGCTTCCCTACAGCCGGATCAGCGACTACATCCGTAGCTGCGAAAGGCTGGTTGAGATGGTTGATAAAGAGGAGATTGACCAGGTCATGCCTGGCCATTATAACACTTTCGGGAGCAAGCGGCTACACCGGTTAGCCTCCAACTACATCGCTAGTGCCGGCGCCTGCCACAGAGCCTCCACCTGCGTGGTGAAGTCCATTGCCAGCCTGGCACTTCGAGCCTCCAACTCAAGAAGTGCCTGCTAGTAGTTATGATAAAGACTACTATGCAACAACATATGTCATTGCAGACCTCACTATTGAGCACACTGAAAACACTGAGCAATACAGTGTGCTAAtgatatacagtatacagtttGATAGTACTATTTATGttcatggttaaaaaaaaatgctgcacaATATCCATCAAAGCATCAAGAAGATCAGTAGACATTGTCACATTTTAAAGGTGCTGTTTGTAATTTTCAACGCTGATGCGTAGAGGTATCTGtagaaatatgaaaaaacacTAGATTGTTGAGCAGCCCAATATAGcaaggttgtttttttgtttttccttcccCAAACCCAGCACCACAGCCCATTTCATTAGTCAACTCAATCACACAGTTACCTATGAGGAAAAGGTTAGAGTTTACTGGTTCATTagagttatgaaaaataatggaTTGATCCATTTGCGACGAATGGTAATGCCGTCTATCAGAATGTGCTATCAGTGTTACCACCTTATTTTACAGCGCAAAGATAAGCTATTTCCTGTGAAGGTGCGaggtttttaattcattagctgctatataATAGCAAAGTACAGTAATCAGTAAAACTATTTGAGCTCTAAACCAGTAtgtttgatataaaataattcaaataatactTGTTTGCAGTATCAGTGCCTAGTTTGCAGTGTCAAGcagaatctaaaataaatataagcgGCTGACACTGGAAGCCCTTCACATTAAGATAGACATGGCCACactcactcttaaaaataaggttAATACTAAGGTTAAGATTAGGGTTATGGGTTAGCATTTGTTTCAGCATTGTAGTCAATTAGCACTTTGATTGACATGACCAATGAATTGCCTGTGtcctgtgttattttagtattatagaGATACTATTATTAGTTAGTATTAGTAGATagtattattagtttttattgtaggtattatatatttagttgTAGTTTGGGagtaagagttttaatgttgtttatttttttttattttttttttaaggaagtctcttatgctcatcaaatttccatttatttgatcaaaaatacagaaaaagttatattctgaaatattattgcaatttaaaataagtcttctattttaatgtttaattaattaacatactttataatttgtttctgtgaatctgaatttttaagagccattacaccagtcttcagtgtcacacaatcctgaaatcattctaatatgctgatttattcttaatgttggaaacagttgagcggctttttttttttttttttttttttggaactgatactttttttaaggatcctttgatgaataaaaagttaaaaagaacagcatttatttaaaatggaaatcttttctaacaatataagtctttactatcactttttatcaatttaatacatccttgctgaataaaagtatttatttcttttaaactttgaacggtagtgtgtactgttacaaaaattctttttaactttttattcatcaaagaatcctgaaaaaaagtatcacaggttccaaaaaatattaagcagcacagctgtttccaatattgataataaatcagcatattagtctGCACCAATAACCTTGTAGTTAGTGTGTCGACGTacagcgcaactgcgctcacggcgacccgagttcaattcccgtctcgaggtcctttgccgatcatGCTCCCCTCTTTCCTCCCActgctttcctgtcatctctcctACTGTCCTATctacaaaaatgcatattagAGGAATCAATTCTATTTAAagtagggctggcaaacgatcaatcgcgattaatcgcatactaatttaagtttgcctaatatatatgtgtgtactgtgtgtaattatgtatatataaatgcaagcacattcatgtatatatttaagaaatatttacaagtatatgcatttattataatttttatagaatgtataatatatataaattaaaatattttgtacataaataagatttaaatatatacattaatttgtgtgtatttatatgtacataataattttgtatgcaattaatcgcgattaatcatttgacagccctacttttaagtatattaaaatagaaaactgcaattgcaataatatttcacaatattactattgcaataataatatcacAATATCAAATAAACAGCGTTGTTGAGCAGGAAAtgcttcttaaaaaaacattaaaaatcttaccgatcccaaacatttgaacagcagtgtatatagttaatttattttattatagttaatattttgaattattattattattttgatttttttttttttactttaataaccCTGCTGTTAGAGGGTGCACTCAACttgtttgggggaaaaaatgacgTTCCAGGACTGAATGTTTGGATAAACCTATTTggatgaattattattattcaattcaatttggGTAACTAGTGATGTagaaattacacactgcacctttaataaatataatcattatataaacatttgGTAACTTTAAGATTTACGCAGGATAAAGACTTGGTATgtctaaaaatcacaaaaaagacACATTGTAGCTGACTTTGTAGTTATAATTAGAAGTAATCTGATCTGATTCAGATAAACTGTTATTGAAGAGACAGTGAGGTGTTAGTTCAAATGGGAGACAAGATGA
Encoded here:
- the polr3g gene encoding DNA-directed RNA polymerase III subunit RPC7, translating into MAGKGRGIAAFTFNIEALGLTRGSMPETQRGPTPLFPQIEYKPGPLKAGEDEDYMRALKQEMRGRMKDLPFNIKPHAGKGDVERYKEKYTREIKRIEDDNWTPDWNRLPKELKPQKKIIKKKRDTNRKAKISSKDKEELLNKLDELEKKGDVKSDEEGEAKGEKKENDEEGEEEEIEGEYDEEELEEENDYIANYFEDGDDYGGGSDDNMDEATY
- the mblac2 gene encoding metallo-beta-lactamase domain-containing protein 2, whose amino-acid sequence is MSATDWYAHKSLENGVFWIQERFYESGNRANIWLIRGSHQDVIIDTGLGLRSLPEYISSKGLLGDDSKRKNPLLAIGTHVHFDHSGGLHQFQQVGVHKAEVDALANGDNFETVTWLSDREIVENPAPGWRARQYRVKAVTPTHILQEGDVINLGDRQLTVLHMPGHSRGSICLHDKESKMLFSGDVVYDGSMIDWLPYSRISDYIRSCERLVEMVDKEEIDQVMPGHYNTFGSKRLHRLASNYIASAGACHRASTCVVKSIASLALRASNSRSAC